The genomic interval CAGCAAACCAAGGCTCAAGAAAGCAGCATTGTAGCCACAATGGACTATCTTACCGCAGGGCGACCTAAGCAATGCCGTTCGAAACCTTGTAAATGACTTAGGTCAGTAGGTTTAATATTCCTGTATCAATACACTGGTGGGAATACTTAAACTCTTGTGAATTGATCTAATCATCTCTAAAGTAAGCTTTCGTTTATAATTCATTACTTCACTTACCCTGCTTTTAAAGCCAATGATTTCGACCAAATCTTTTTGTTGAAGCCCTAATTGTTCCATTCTAAACTTGATGGCTTCTATAGGGTTAGGCAAGTCAATTGCATGATGTTCGCTTTCATATTTATCTATCAAAATAGATAGTACCTCCAGCTCATCACCTTCAGCAGTTCCAGGTTTAGCATCAAAAATTTCTTCTAATCTTTCTAATGCTTGGTTATATTCTGTTTCGGTTTTTATTACTTTAAGATTCATATTGATTTAACGTTTCAATCCTTGTTTTAATGGATTTATATCTTGTAGGTTTTTGTACAAGTTTAATATCTTTTTTAGCAATGTCTTACTCCTTGTTGTAAAGGGATATTAGGTTTCGGGGAAAATACAGCGTGTCACATATCAGCAGTATTTTACTAGTACAAATAGTGACCTAAGTTTAAGTTTCAATCCTTGTTTTAGTGGATGTGTGCTGCACAGGTTATTTGTATTAGGTTTTGGGGTGTAAACTCCTTATGATAAAAGACTATGCATATTTAGTGATGTTGATATTCACAATTAAACCGTATCTGCATTTACTTTGTCATATTCAGCATGAGTACCAATAAAACGAATCCAAATTATTTTAACTTCAAAGTTAATCCGCACAATCAGCCTATAATGATTACCTTTAATATTAAATACAAAGCGATTATCTACTAGGATACTAGCACTGGGATACTCCCGTTTGATATCGTTAGGGGTTTCCCAATTAGCTTTTTCTGCTTCGTGATACCACGATTTAAGTGCTTCTTCACTATCTGCGTGGCTTTCCCAGAACTCCCTTAATGTTCTTCTTGCAATAACTCTCACTGTTGTTATAATTATGATTGATTACACAAATATATTAAAAAGTTACCATTATGGTAACTTTTTAAGGTGAAATTACCCACAAGGGTTAACAGCACGATTCAAAAACTAACGCTAAAGGCTAATAGCACCGATATTCATCGGCATCTAAGGACTTGAGGCTGTAGAAGCCATCGACCATCGACTAACAAACCATAAATAAACCTCCCCAACATTTGGGGTACAGCGTACATTGATACTATTTTGCCAGAAAAATAACCAACCTTATGATGACAAAAGTATTATTTGTATGCTTGGGCAATATATGCCGATCACCGATGGCAGAAGGTGTTTTTATTGATCTGCTAAAACAACATGACCTCAGCGACCAAATTTATTGTGAGTCGGCAGGCACAGCGGCTTATCACACAGGTGAGTTGCCCGATTCGCGCATGCGTGACACTGCCCGCAAACACGGCATAGAACTTACCAGTAGGGCGCGCCAGGTAGAAGCACAAGATTTGCACGAGTTTGATTATGTGCTGGCAATGGACCAATCGAATTACAGAAATATTATGCAGTTGACTCAAGAGCCCGAAAGTATCAAGGCGAAGGTGATGCTCATGCGCGACTTTGATGAGCAAGAGAAGGGGGGAGAGGTGCCCGATCCTTATTATGGAGGCATTGATGGTTTCGAGAACGTGTACCAGGTTTTGAAGCGGTCGAACCAAGCTTTTTTGGCCTTTATTCAGCAAGAAGCGTAATGACTAATCAATCAACTATTTTTTTTGAACAAGTCCTCTCGCAGAGCCTGAGCAAATCTTTAAAGGTTAATAATTACCAAACGTTGAGTGGGGGTAGTATCAATCAGGCGGTGGCATTGCACACAGTAGAAGGTAGTTTTTTTCTGAAATACAATGCCCAAACCCCCGCCGATATGTTTGCCAAAGAAGCCCAGGGGCTGGAGCTTTTGCGTAAAACCGAGGCGATTGCCCTGCCCAAAGTGTTGGGCATTGGGCAA from Microscilla marina ATCC 23134 carries:
- a CDS encoding helix-turn-helix domain-containing protein; this translates as MNLKVIKTETEYNQALERLEEIFDAKPGTAEGDELEVLSILIDKYESEHHAIDLPNPIEAIKFRMEQLGLQQKDLVEIIGFKSRVSEVMNYKRKLTLEMIRSIHKSLSIPTSVLIQEY
- a CDS encoding low molecular weight protein-tyrosine-phosphatase, which gives rise to MMTKVLFVCLGNICRSPMAEGVFIDLLKQHDLSDQIYCESAGTAAYHTGELPDSRMRDTARKHGIELTSRARQVEAQDLHEFDYVLAMDQSNYRNIMQLTQEPESIKAKVMLMRDFDEQEKGGEVPDPYYGGIDGFENVYQVLKRSNQAFLAFIQQEA
- a CDS encoding type II toxin-antitoxin system HigB family toxin — translated: MRVIARRTLREFWESHADSEEALKSWYHEAEKANWETPNDIKREYPSASILVDNRFVFNIKGNHYRLIVRINFEVKIIWIRFIGTHAEYDKVNADTV